The Ornithinimicrobium faecis genome includes a window with the following:
- a CDS encoding trans-aconitate 2-methyltransferase, with product MTTATWDPGQYLRFSDERGRPFVDLVSRVRSEARTVVDLGCGPGQLTPVLRERWPQAQITGLDSSPEMIGQAQRENTDPLTTYGVADASDWAPEQPVDVLVSNAMLQWVPGHADLLLPWTEHIAPGGALAFQVPGNFDAPSHRLLWETASHSAYAPFTSDLGPRAAVLDPADYLDLLSSPGWHVDAWETTYLHVLQGEDPVFEWISGTGARPVLQALPDEVRPRFEADYKAVLREAYPQREVGTVLPFRRIFVVAHRTGL from the coding sequence ATGACGACGGCAACCTGGGACCCGGGCCAATACCTGCGCTTCTCCGATGAGCGGGGGCGCCCGTTCGTCGACCTGGTCTCCCGCGTCCGCAGCGAGGCGCGCACGGTCGTGGATCTCGGGTGTGGCCCTGGCCAGTTGACGCCGGTGCTGCGCGAGCGCTGGCCGCAGGCGCAGATCACCGGGCTGGACTCCTCGCCCGAGATGATTGGCCAGGCCCAGCGCGAGAACACCGACCCGCTCACGACCTATGGCGTGGCTGACGCCAGCGACTGGGCACCCGAGCAGCCCGTCGACGTGCTCGTCTCCAACGCGATGCTGCAGTGGGTCCCCGGCCATGCCGATCTCCTGCTGCCGTGGACCGAGCACATCGCCCCGGGTGGCGCCCTGGCCTTCCAGGTGCCCGGCAACTTCGACGCCCCGAGCCACCGTCTCCTGTGGGAGACGGCCAGCCACTCGGCATACGCACCCTTCACCAGCGACCTCGGGCCCCGCGCCGCGGTGCTCGACCCGGCCGACTATCTGGACCTGCTCTCCAGCCCTGGGTGGCACGTCGACGCCTGGGAGACGACCTATCTGCACGTGCTGCAGGGGGAGGACCCGGTGTTCGAGTGGATCTCTGGGACCGGTGCGCGGCCCGTGCTGCAGGCCCTGCCCGATGAGGTGCGACCGCGGTTTGAGGCCGACTACAAGGCCGTGCTGCGTGAGGCCTATCCGCAACGGGAGGTCGGCACGGTGCTGCCGTTCCGGCGAATATTCGTGGTGGCGCACCGCACCGGTTTGTAG
- a CDS encoding DUF1992 domain-containing protein codes for MSMPSSEGAARGQGGGGEPVPGRLESAAEAEEHLRRAQAKGTRPRMNVQQIHSWVDVEIEQAQRRGDFDNLPGAGKPLKNLDQDDPDWWVKSLIEREKLDMSAALPTVMALRQERRGFPESLAGISDEVAVRERLEDYNARVIEDRRKPVVGANSPAIAGRVDVDEMLQQWRQLREDRARPVVDPDVESAAQTEAALTDQQPVDRAQQRIWVLLLALLALVALIWALA; via the coding sequence ATGAGTATGCCGAGCAGCGAGGGCGCCGCCCGAGGCCAGGGCGGCGGGGGCGAGCCTGTGCCGGGACGGCTCGAGTCGGCGGCTGAGGCCGAGGAACATCTGCGTCGGGCACAGGCCAAGGGGACCCGGCCGAGGATGAACGTGCAGCAGATCCACTCGTGGGTCGACGTCGAGATCGAGCAGGCTCAGCGCCGCGGCGACTTCGACAACCTGCCCGGGGCCGGCAAGCCGCTGAAGAACCTGGACCAGGACGACCCCGACTGGTGGGTCAAGTCCCTGATTGAGCGCGAGAAACTCGACATGAGCGCGGCCCTGCCGACGGTCATGGCCCTGCGTCAGGAGCGCCGCGGGTTCCCCGAGTCCCTGGCCGGGATCTCGGACGAGGTCGCGGTGCGCGAGCGCCTGGAGGACTACAACGCCCGCGTCATCGAGGACCGTCGCAAGCCCGTCGTCGGCGCCAACTCCCCGGCGATCGCCGGGCGCGTGGACGTCGACGAGATGCTCCAGCAGTGGCGGCAGCTGCGGGAGGACCGAGCCCGGCCTGTTGTGGACCCGGATGTCGAGTCGGCTGCGCAGACTGAGGCAGCGCTGACTGACCAGCAGCCCGTTGACCGTGCGCAGCAGCGGATCTGGGTCCTGCTGCTTGCCCTCCTCGCGCTGGTGGCGCTGATCTGGGCACTGGCCTGA
- a CDS encoding GNAT family N-acetyltransferase: protein MGTARRAFDDVVLAGEGFLLRRPVLSDVDRIVAACTDEQTQRWLPLPRPYGPAEATGFVQTFAAEALRTGTGLVSALEVNGQLAGMVDLNSADWRNQTVAIGYWISPDVRGQGLAGRAAALLARWALTEQDMERVEIRTATGNGASESVARAAGFAREGVLRSAGFTHQGRVDLVVHGLTRADLTGPQASAD, encoded by the coding sequence ATGGGAACCGCGAGACGAGCCTTCGATGATGTGGTCCTGGCGGGGGAAGGCTTCCTGCTGCGGAGGCCTGTGCTGAGTGACGTGGACCGGATCGTGGCGGCGTGCACCGACGAGCAGACTCAGCGCTGGCTCCCGCTGCCCCGGCCCTACGGGCCGGCCGAGGCGACAGGCTTCGTGCAGACCTTTGCGGCAGAGGCCCTGCGCACGGGCACGGGCCTGGTGTCCGCTCTCGAGGTGAACGGTCAGCTGGCCGGGATGGTCGACCTCAACAGTGCCGACTGGCGCAATCAGACCGTGGCGATCGGCTATTGGATCTCACCGGACGTCCGCGGGCAGGGGCTCGCCGGTCGCGCGGCGGCACTCCTGGCACGGTGGGCCCTGACCGAGCAGGACATGGAGCGGGTCGAGATCCGCACCGCCACCGGCAACGGCGCCTCCGAGAGCGTTGCCCGGGCCGCGGGGTTCGCCCGGGAGGGTGTGCTGCGCTCAGCCGGGTTCACCCACCAGGGTCGCGTCGACCTGGTCGTCCACGGGCTGACGCGCGCCGACCTGACCGGTCCGCAGGCTTCTGCCGATTAG
- a CDS encoding ABC transporter ATP-binding protein translates to MLALFRTVRDLLAVLPDGTRRFFLVFALLQSLLAMLDVGALGLLAIVLAPMLAGGTATIPVLGIELTEPSQFAVVLLLVGALIISKSVFAIGLQWWATRRFARFEQTLGAQLLEATFRAPWTERLQRNSTDIARSTDVGVGATVSGVLIPFAQLSGETFTFLAVMLVLLVAEPVLALAVIVYFGLVALLLFSVVHKRAVKAGTENRESSRRAVRLVSEMVHSLKEITLRDKSSEVAEIVLQVRSRASRARANQNFLGVIPRYVLEAGLVGGLVIGAVIGYAQAQAAGEADPVNGALAAVALFGVAGFRLVPSLTRFQTIMGQTGANMPYAHEVMEEIERGRRFADSNRASGHQPLPDDARTLRLQDVTFTYPSADVPAVRDVSLELPFGHTLALVGASGSGKSTLVDLMLGLLEPESGQILVDEHPLTEVMRDWRLRVGYVPQEVSLFDASVARNVALSWKDDDVDEDRVRKALARAQLLDVIESRPDGIHGRVGERGLSLSGGQRQRLGVARALYNEPLVLVMDEATSALDTSTEAAVTNAIKELQGEVSVIVVAHRLATIRHSNQVCFMRDGEMIARGTFEEVVAAEPDFAAQAALAGLSPDAQEPGTHEPDTQEPETHEEETRA, encoded by the coding sequence ATGCTCGCCCTCTTCCGCACGGTGCGCGACCTGCTCGCTGTGCTCCCGGACGGCACCCGGCGCTTCTTCCTCGTCTTTGCGCTGCTGCAGAGCCTGCTCGCCATGCTCGATGTTGGTGCGCTCGGCCTGCTGGCCATCGTGCTCGCACCGATGCTCGCCGGCGGCACGGCGACCATCCCGGTGCTCGGCATCGAGCTCACTGAGCCCTCCCAGTTCGCCGTCGTGCTGCTGCTGGTCGGGGCCCTGATCATCAGCAAGTCGGTCTTCGCCATCGGGCTGCAGTGGTGGGCGACCCGCCGCTTCGCCCGGTTTGAGCAGACCCTGGGCGCCCAGCTGCTGGAGGCCACCTTCCGGGCTCCGTGGACCGAGCGGCTGCAGCGCAACTCCACTGACATCGCGCGGTCCACGGACGTGGGCGTCGGCGCGACGGTCTCCGGCGTGCTCATCCCGTTTGCCCAGCTCTCGGGAGAGACCTTCACCTTCCTGGCCGTCATGCTGGTGCTGCTCGTGGCCGAGCCGGTCCTGGCCCTGGCGGTCATCGTCTATTTCGGGCTGGTCGCTCTGCTGCTGTTCTCGGTCGTGCACAAGCGGGCGGTCAAGGCCGGCACGGAGAACCGTGAGTCCTCCCGCCGGGCGGTGCGGCTGGTCAGCGAGATGGTCCACTCGCTGAAGGAGATCACGCTGCGGGACAAGTCCAGTGAGGTCGCCGAGATCGTGCTGCAGGTGCGCAGCCGCGCCTCGCGAGCACGGGCCAACCAGAACTTCCTGGGGGTGATCCCGCGCTATGTCCTGGAGGCCGGGCTCGTCGGTGGCCTGGTGATTGGCGCCGTCATCGGCTATGCCCAGGCCCAGGCGGCGGGAGAGGCCGACCCCGTCAACGGCGCGCTCGCGGCGGTGGCGCTGTTTGGCGTGGCAGGCTTCCGCCTCGTGCCGTCGCTCACCCGGTTCCAGACCATCATGGGTCAGACCGGTGCCAACATGCCCTATGCCCACGAGGTCATGGAGGAGATCGAGCGGGGCCGGCGGTTTGCCGACAGCAACCGGGCCAGCGGTCACCAGCCACTGCCGGACGACGCCCGGACCCTGCGCCTGCAGGACGTCACGTTCACCTATCCCAGCGCCGACGTGCCAGCCGTCCGCGACGTCAGCCTGGAGCTGCCCTTCGGACACACCCTGGCGCTGGTCGGTGCCTCCGGGTCGGGCAAGTCGACCCTGGTCGACCTGATGCTGGGCCTGCTGGAGCCAGAGAGCGGCCAGATCCTGGTGGACGAGCACCCGCTCACCGAGGTCATGCGGGACTGGCGCCTGCGCGTGGGTTATGTCCCCCAGGAGGTCTCGCTCTTCGACGCCTCCGTGGCCCGCAACGTCGCCCTGAGCTGGAAGGACGACGACGTCGATGAGGACCGGGTGCGCAAGGCCCTGGCCCGTGCCCAGCTGCTGGACGTCATCGAGTCCCGTCCCGACGGCATCCACGGGCGGGTGGGGGAGCGCGGGCTGAGCCTGTCCGGCGGTCAGCGCCAGCGCCTCGGGGTGGCGCGCGCTCTCTACAACGAGCCGCTCGTGCTGGTGATGGACGAGGCGACCTCGGCCCTGGACACCTCCACTGAGGCCGCGGTCACCAATGCCATCAAGGAGCTGCAGGGCGAGGTCTCGGTCATCGTCGTGGCACACCGGCTGGCGACGATCCGGCACAGCAACCAGGTGTGCTTCATGCGCGACGGCGAGATGATCGCCCGCGGCACCTTCGAGGAGGTGGTGGCGGCCGAGCCAGACTTCGCTGCCCAGGCCGCACTCGCGGGTCTGAGCCCCGACGCCCAGGAACCCGGCACTCACGAGCCCGACACCCAGGAACCCGAGACCCACGAGGAGGAGACCCGTGCCTGA
- a CDS encoding glycosyltransferase, whose translation MPDLPLLDGRAPRVALLVYNDAHADARVLKTAASLRSAGAEVRIFAVARARSGYAEGPDLVGDAIPVHRAPEFELVRYAPWAVNLARRVLGRQATLQPGTATATAATTATVPATAPATAPAPTRPEPVVQIPTLPAQPSVRDRLLVAANDVWLRTFRTASLGLYWAVAAREALAWRPDVVHANDGNTLAPACWIAARSGARVVYDAHELWRHRNVRPDRPIAPLVEGLIESAAIRRADGVITVSPSIVTWLQDMYDLPEAPTLVRNIPSAAGGPVDPSHGRLRELAGLDKDDQVVAYGGRITTSRGIEETLEALALLPDAVHFVLLGYGEPDYLAVLHRQIATLGLQDRVHFVGKVAPAEVATALADADLSVVYVRPVCLSYRFSLPNKLFESIHGGLPIAAADLPDTAALVREHHVGEIFDAQSPQDMADTISTILADPGHYREAARRAATQLTWEHEETELLRLYARVLQHEAS comes from the coding sequence GTGCCTGACCTACCGCTCCTCGATGGCAGGGCACCCCGGGTCGCGCTGCTCGTCTACAACGACGCCCACGCCGATGCCCGGGTTCTCAAGACTGCGGCATCCCTGCGCTCAGCCGGCGCGGAGGTGCGCATCTTTGCGGTGGCCCGCGCCAGGTCGGGGTATGCCGAGGGGCCAGACCTCGTCGGCGACGCCATCCCCGTGCACCGGGCCCCCGAGTTCGAGTTGGTGCGCTATGCCCCGTGGGCGGTCAACCTGGCCCGTCGGGTGCTGGGTCGGCAGGCCACGCTCCAGCCCGGCACCGCTACCGCTACCGCCGCCACAACCGCCACCGTGCCCGCCACCGCGCCCGCCACCGCGCCCGCACCGACGAGGCCCGAGCCGGTCGTGCAGATCCCGACCCTGCCGGCGCAGCCGTCGGTGCGGGACCGCCTGCTCGTCGCGGCCAACGACGTGTGGTTGCGGACGTTTCGCACCGCCAGCCTGGGGCTCTACTGGGCGGTCGCCGCCCGTGAGGCCCTGGCCTGGCGACCCGATGTGGTCCACGCCAACGACGGCAACACCCTGGCGCCCGCGTGCTGGATCGCCGCGCGCTCCGGCGCTCGGGTGGTCTATGACGCGCACGAGTTGTGGCGGCACCGCAACGTGCGTCCCGACCGCCCGATCGCCCCGCTGGTCGAGGGCCTCATCGAGTCCGCCGCGATCCGGCGGGCCGACGGGGTCATCACGGTGAGTCCCTCGATCGTCACCTGGCTGCAGGACATGTATGACCTGCCCGAGGCCCCGACGCTGGTGCGCAACATCCCCAGCGCCGCCGGTGGACCGGTCGACCCGAGCCACGGAAGGTTGCGCGAGCTGGCCGGCCTCGACAAGGACGACCAGGTGGTCGCCTACGGCGGTCGGATCACCACCTCGCGCGGCATCGAGGAGACTCTCGAGGCCCTCGCGCTGCTGCCCGACGCGGTGCACTTCGTGCTGCTCGGCTATGGCGAGCCCGACTACCTGGCAGTGCTGCACCGGCAGATCGCGACCCTGGGCCTGCAGGACCGGGTCCACTTCGTCGGCAAGGTCGCACCGGCCGAGGTTGCCACGGCCCTGGCCGACGCCGACCTGTCGGTGGTCTACGTCCGACCGGTCTGCCTGTCCTATCGGTTCAGCCTGCCCAACAAGCTGTTCGAGTCGATCCACGGCGGTCTGCCGATCGCGGCCGCCGACCTGCCGGACACCGCTGCCCTGGTGCGTGAGCACCACGTGGGGGAGATCTTCGACGCCCAGAGCCCCCAGGACATGGCTGACACGATCAGCACCATCCTGGCCGACCCGGGGCACTATCGGGAGGCAGCACGACGGGCCGCGACGCAGCTCACCTGGGAGCACGAGGAGACCGAGCTCCTGCGTCTCTACGCGCGCGTCCTTCAGCACGAGGCGTCGTGA
- a CDS encoding glycosyltransferase family 1 protein codes for MDERPSLLIIALSTLVSDARVLRQIRLFTDDYAVTTVGYGPAPEGVVEHIAVPDEIISWHLDRRLVVLRRYQPAYDTAPVIRHLAPRLEPGRWDVVLANDVETVPLAVNLLPRGGVHADLHEYASRQNEESRRWRWFVAPYRRWLVRTWVSRAASVTTVGAILAAEYQREFGIEAGVVPNAAPYADRSPTPVGDPLRLVHSGAARRNRSLGVMLDAVRLTQRPVTLDLYLVPNDPAYLEELQTEAADLPQVRFNDPVPPGELVERLGACDVGVFVLPPLTFNYLNTLPNKFFDFIQARLGIVVGPSPEMSALVHEHGLGVVTSDFTAESLARALDDLTPEDVERYKAASHAVARELSAEQLVQGWVHAVGALAERGSDQR; via the coding sequence ATGGACGAGCGCCCCAGCCTGCTGATCATCGCCCTGAGCACCCTGGTGTCCGATGCCCGTGTGCTCCGCCAGATCCGCCTGTTCACCGACGACTATGCCGTGACCACGGTGGGCTATGGCCCAGCGCCGGAGGGCGTCGTGGAGCACATCGCGGTGCCCGACGAGATCATCTCCTGGCACCTGGACCGCAGGTTAGTGGTCCTGCGCCGCTACCAACCCGCCTACGACACCGCCCCCGTGATCCGGCACCTGGCCCCTCGTCTCGAGCCGGGCCGGTGGGACGTGGTCCTGGCCAACGACGTCGAGACCGTGCCGCTGGCCGTCAACCTGCTGCCCCGCGGCGGGGTGCACGCCGACCTGCACGAATACGCCTCCCGCCAGAACGAGGAGTCGCGCCGGTGGCGCTGGTTCGTGGCGCCCTACCGTCGCTGGCTGGTGCGCACCTGGGTGTCGCGGGCCGCATCGGTCACCACGGTGGGGGCGATCCTGGCCGCCGAATATCAGCGGGAGTTCGGCATCGAGGCCGGGGTGGTGCCCAATGCCGCGCCGTATGCCGACCGCTCACCCACTCCCGTCGGTGACCCGTTGCGGCTGGTCCACTCTGGTGCAGCCCGCCGCAACCGCAGCCTCGGGGTGATGCTCGACGCGGTCCGCCTCACCCAGCGACCGGTCACCCTGGACCTCTATCTGGTGCCCAACGACCCGGCATACCTCGAGGAACTGCAGACGGAGGCCGCGGACCTGCCCCAGGTGCGCTTCAACGACCCGGTGCCGCCGGGCGAGCTCGTCGAGCGGCTCGGGGCCTGCGACGTCGGGGTGTTCGTGCTGCCGCCGCTGACCTTCAACTATCTGAACACCCTGCCTAACAAGTTCTTCGACTTCATCCAGGCCCGACTAGGGATCGTCGTGGGCCCCAGCCCGGAGATGTCCGCGCTCGTGCACGAGCACGGACTGGGGGTCGTGACCTCGGACTTCACGGCCGAGTCGCTGGCCCGGGCCCTCGATGACCTCACGCCCGAGGACGTCGAGCGTTACAAGGCGGCGAGTCACGCCGTGGCCCGTGAGCTGTCCGCGGAGCAGTTGGTGCAGGGGTGGGTGCACGCGGTTGGCGCACTGGCCGAGCGCGGCTCCGACCAACGTTGA
- the wecB gene encoding non-hydrolyzing UDP-N-acetylglucosamine 2-epimerase, with amino-acid sequence MKILSVVGARPQFVKLAPVADECRRRGVEHVIVHTGQHYDPMLSDVFFSDLGIPDPDVHLGVGSGTHGVQTGAILGAMDAVLEEHRPDCVLVYGDTNSTLAAALSAVKLHLPIAHLEAGLRSFNRRMPEEHNRVLTDHAADLLLAPTQVAMDHLAAEGLAERSVLVGDVMVDVLMLVRERLADTGAVLDRLGLEAGVFSVATIHRAENTDDPARLSAIVSALQEVDHPVVLLAHPRLRAKAAEHGLDLDGGSLTTRDPLAYPDLVAAVDAARGVITDSGGLQKEAFVLRTPCTTVRTETEWVETVELGWNVLVEPGPAVATAASRPDPEPTDAAPYGTGTAAAAVLDALLTP; translated from the coding sequence GTGAAGATCCTCAGTGTCGTCGGTGCCCGCCCGCAGTTCGTCAAGCTCGCGCCGGTGGCTGACGAGTGTCGGCGTCGCGGCGTGGAGCACGTGATCGTGCACACCGGGCAGCATTATGACCCGATGCTGTCCGACGTCTTCTTCAGCGACCTGGGCATCCCGGACCCGGACGTGCACCTGGGCGTCGGCTCGGGCACGCACGGGGTCCAGACCGGCGCGATCCTGGGGGCGATGGACGCGGTCCTGGAGGAGCACCGGCCGGACTGCGTGCTGGTCTATGGCGACACCAACTCCACGCTCGCGGCTGCCCTGTCGGCGGTGAAACTGCACCTGCCGATCGCGCACCTGGAGGCGGGGCTGCGCTCGTTCAACCGGCGGATGCCCGAGGAGCACAACCGGGTGCTGACCGACCACGCCGCCGACCTGCTGCTGGCTCCGACCCAGGTGGCGATGGACCATCTGGCGGCGGAGGGGCTGGCCGAACGCTCGGTCCTGGTGGGCGACGTCATGGTCGACGTCCTGATGCTGGTGCGCGAGCGACTGGCTGACACCGGCGCGGTCCTGGACCGGCTGGGACTAGAAGCTGGAGTATTTTCCGTGGCCACGATCCACCGGGCGGAGAACACCGATGACCCGGCTCGGCTGTCGGCCATCGTCTCCGCGCTGCAGGAGGTCGACCACCCGGTCGTGCTGCTGGCCCACCCGCGCCTGCGGGCCAAGGCTGCCGAGCACGGACTGGACCTGGACGGTGGCTCGCTGACCACCCGCGACCCGCTGGCCTATCCCGACCTGGTCGCCGCCGTCGACGCGGCCCGCGGGGTCATCACGGACTCCGGCGGCCTGCAGAAGGAGGCCTTTGTGCTGCGCACCCCCTGCACCACGGTGCGCACCGAGACCGAGTGGGTGGAGACCGTCGAGCTGGGGTGGAACGTGTTGGTCGAGCCGGGTCCGGCTGTGGCCACAGCCGCGTCCCGACCGGATCCAGAACCGACCGACGCCGCTCCCTATGGCACGGGCACCGCGGCCGCAGCCGTGCTCGACGCCCTGCTCACCCCCTGA
- a CDS encoding glycosyltransferase family 4 protein codes for MRILAVTTWLPTPGSPSTGAFVVKDAQAIAGLGHDVHLVHLVPPAQYAEGLAERATIGGLPVTRVPMGTNDPLQIARAGRVLRGMAEHADLVHTMAFSSLLPLAVRRPQAPWVHTEHWSGLTAPQTLPQSWQRLLPALKRLLARPDVATAVCDYLAAPIRQVRGPKLTTVVPCIVPVPEPVPARSADDRRLRLVSVGGLIERKDPLLAVDTLAELLVRGHDARLTFVGQGPLEQQIRDRARVLDLTDRVRLTGPLDGDGVLDQLSRAHLFLGPTRGDNFFVSCAEALVAGRPVVVGSTGGQGEYIDPAVGQTVSTQSASAYADAVESVRERTQGLTAQQISDTVGQRFSVEAVAAGYQDAYDRAGHGRR; via the coding sequence ATGCGCATCCTCGCCGTCACCACCTGGCTCCCGACGCCCGGCAGCCCGTCCACCGGCGCCTTCGTGGTCAAGGACGCGCAGGCCATCGCCGGGCTCGGCCACGACGTCCACCTGGTGCACCTCGTCCCACCGGCGCAGTATGCCGAGGGGCTGGCCGAGCGGGCCACGATCGGTGGCCTCCCGGTCACCCGGGTGCCGATGGGCACCAACGACCCCCTGCAGATCGCGCGGGCCGGGCGCGTGCTGCGGGGGATGGCCGAGCATGCCGACCTGGTCCACACGATGGCCTTCTCGAGCCTGTTGCCGCTGGCGGTCCGGCGACCGCAGGCACCGTGGGTGCACACCGAGCACTGGTCCGGGCTGACCGCCCCGCAGACGCTGCCGCAGTCCTGGCAGCGGTTGCTGCCCGCGCTGAAACGCCTGCTGGCCCGCCCCGACGTGGCCACGGCCGTCTGTGACTACCTGGCTGCCCCGATCCGTCAGGTGCGCGGGCCCAAACTGACCACGGTCGTGCCGTGCATCGTCCCGGTGCCCGAGCCCGTGCCGGCCCGCTCCGCCGACGACCGCCGGCTCCGGCTCGTCTCGGTCGGTGGGCTGATCGAGCGCAAGGACCCACTGCTGGCCGTCGACACCCTCGCCGAGCTGCTGGTCCGCGGCCACGACGCGCGCCTCACCTTCGTTGGCCAGGGGCCGCTGGAGCAGCAGATCCGGGACCGCGCGAGGGTCCTGGATCTCACCGACCGGGTGCGCCTCACGGGACCGCTGGATGGCGACGGCGTGCTCGACCAACTGTCTCGCGCCCACCTGTTCCTGGGGCCCACCCGCGGGGACAACTTCTTTGTCTCCTGCGCCGAGGCGCTCGTCGCCGGTCGCCCGGTCGTGGTCGGCTCCACCGGTGGCCAGGGCGAATACATCGACCCCGCCGTCGGACAGACCGTCTCCACCCAGAGCGCCTCGGCCTATGCCGACGCCGTGGAGTCGGTGCGCGAGCGCACCCAGGGGCTCACCGCCCAGCAGATCTCCGACACCGTGGGGCAGCGCTTCTCGGTCGAGGCGGTCGCCGCCGGTTATCAGGACGCCTACGACCGGGCGGGGCACGGCCGCCGATGA
- a CDS encoding glycosyltransferase family A protein, with protein MRVDVVIAVHSPSRPIGRAVASVLDGNGAHAGVTVVCHNITADEIAPGVGEQHRDRVRFLEHHDGVHSAAGPFNAGTRAARGEFVSIMGSDDTFQPGAIDAWLDLADRTEAETVIARLVIGSAHRPVPTPPTRPWLRGLADPVADRLAYRSAPLGLVSNQARERLGLEQVEGVPVGPDVPYVTRLWVETKVAVQRRGPGYAIGEDATDRVTLTPRPIAREFAFVRHLLDQDWFAAYPQPVRDAIVAKVIRIHLFGAVFYRSDPTYWTPVERRDLQAMAEHLTEAAPNVTQVLSRADRELLDGILTPSVPADELIRRAHARRRHGTPATVLTRDLRHLWRREAPPRFMAASLLTR; from the coding sequence ATGAGGGTCGATGTCGTCATCGCCGTGCACAGCCCGAGCCGGCCGATCGGCCGTGCCGTGGCCAGCGTGCTCGACGGCAACGGTGCACACGCCGGAGTGACCGTCGTCTGCCACAACATCACCGCGGACGAGATCGCACCCGGCGTCGGCGAGCAGCACCGCGACCGGGTCCGCTTCCTGGAGCACCACGACGGCGTCCACTCGGCGGCCGGACCGTTCAACGCCGGCACGCGCGCCGCCCGTGGTGAGTTCGTCTCCATCATGGGCAGCGACGACACCTTCCAGCCCGGAGCCATCGACGCCTGGCTCGACCTGGCGGATCGCACCGAAGCGGAGACCGTCATCGCCCGCCTGGTCATCGGCTCGGCGCACCGACCCGTGCCCACACCGCCCACGCGGCCCTGGTTGCGGGGCCTGGCGGACCCTGTGGCGGACCGACTCGCCTATCGCAGCGCACCCCTCGGCCTCGTCTCCAACCAGGCCCGCGAGCGGCTGGGTCTGGAGCAGGTCGAGGGGGTGCCGGTGGGCCCGGACGTGCCCTATGTCACCCGACTGTGGGTCGAGACCAAGGTCGCCGTCCAGCGCCGTGGCCCGGGCTATGCCATCGGGGAGGACGCGACCGACCGGGTGACCCTGACCCCGCGGCCGATCGCCCGTGAGTTCGCCTTCGTGCGCCACCTGCTCGACCAGGACTGGTTCGCCGCCTACCCGCAGCCGGTGCGGGACGCCATCGTGGCCAAGGTGATCCGCATCCACCTGTTCGGCGCCGTGTTCTACCGGTCCGACCCCACCTACTGGACGCCGGTCGAGCGCCGCGACCTGCAGGCCATGGCCGAGCACCTGACCGAGGCTGCACCGAACGTGACCCAGGTCCTCTCGCGCGCGGACCGGGAGCTGCTCGACGGCATACTGACCCCGTCTGTTCCCGCCGACGAGCTCATCCGCCGCGCCCACGCGCGACGCCGCCACGGCACCCCGGCGACCGTGCTCACCCGTGACCTTCGCCACCTCTGGCGCAGGGAGGCGCCGCCACGCTTCATGGCGGCCTCCCTGCTGACCCGCTAG